Part of the Petrotoga sp. 9PW.55.5.1 genome, TTTTTTATTAGATCATCGTATGTTTCACTTCCATATATATCGGTAGGTCTTTTCCCCAGCATGTTTAAGTTTGGCCCATTTATAACTAATATCAAAATATTTTCCCCCTTTATTTGTTATAATATTTCAAAAAATTCAGATATATCTATTTCCTTTATTATTACATTTCCAGGAGAGTTCAGTATAGGCATTTTTATCTTTTTTCTTTCGCCTATCTTTTTGTCGTTTGCTATGTAATGAATCATTTCTTTACTATTTGTTTGTATTTTTCTTATATTTTCTGGGAGTAGTTTTTCTAATAATTCTATTATCTCTAGATAGTAGTTTTTTTGCAAATAATTTTTTTCTTTGAAGTATTCAACCTCTTTAATAAGTCCCCAACCAACCGATAATCCGTGTGATATACCTGTTATTGCTTCAAAGGCATGCCCAAATGTATGACCTAAGTTTAAGGAGCTTCTTAATCCTGTATCGTTGAAATCTTTTTCTACTATCCGTAATTTTTCCTCAACGGATCGCTTAATAAACCAAGATAACTTATCCAAGTTTCTTTTCAACAATAGTTCTAAGTTGTCTTTGAAGAAGTTATAGAAATCTCCTCCGGCGATCAAACACATCTTAAACCCTTCTATTAGACCTTCGAGGAACAGTTTGTCTTCTAAAGATAACAAGGATATCGGATCGATTATCACTTTGTTTGGAAGGTTTATCGTTCCAACAACGTTCTTATATCTTTTGAAATCTATACCGTTCTTTCCGCCTATTGAAGCATCTATTTGGCCCAGTAACGTCGTGGGATAAAACGAAAAGTTCATGCCTCTTTTGTAAGTTGTTCCTACAAATCCAGAAAAATCTGTTATCGTTCCACCACCTATACCTATTAGAGTATCAGATCTTGAAACGTTGTTTTCCAATAAATATTCGTAAGCCTTTAATACATAAGAAATGTCCTTTGTTTTCTCTCCATTTGGTAAGATGAGTTTTTTTTGAGGAAAAAAACTACCGTACAGTTGGTTAACCTTTTCACTTAAAAATATTATGTTATTATCAGGAATATGTTTTAAAGCGTTTGACTGAATCCTTACATTTTGAAAAGAAGAGCTTACTTCTAAATCTTTTTCGATATTTAGCTTGTAAATTATTTTTGCAACAGATTCCCATTCGTTTAGATTGGTAATATCTATCGTTTCAAACTCCTCGTATAATTCTTTTCGTTGTTGATATATTTCTATTATATTGTCTCTATTATTTTTTAAAAGAGGTCTATTTTCTAAATGGACACGTTTTTTTAGCTCATTTGGCGAAACTTTTAAATAGAAAGTGTTTTCATTATGCAAAAGGTATCTGTTTTTGGAATTTAAAATTATCCCTCCGCCAGTAGATACAACAAAAGGTCCATTTTTTTGAGTTAATTTTTCAAGATAGGAACTTTCGATAACTCTAAAATACTTTTCTCCCTTCTTTTCAAATATGTCCTTTATTTTCATATTTTCACTTTTCTCTATCTCGTTATCTATGTCTATAAAAGGAATGGATAAGATGTTAGAAACCATTTCCCCCAAGGTACTCTTTCCAGATCCCATCATTCCTATCAAAAATATCTTCACAGTTTATCACCTATTTTTGAAAGTATCTTTTTTTTATTAATTCAACGTTGTCGTTACCAAAACCGTCTATAATTTCCTCCATGATTATTATAGCAAGCGTGTTCTCTGTTATTACTGTAGCAGCAGGAATTACTACAGAATCTGATCTTACATACGGGGCTTTTACTTTATCTTTTGTTTTTAAATCTACGGAATCAAGAGGTTTTGCAAGTGTTGATATAGGTTTGAAATAAGTAGTTACTACGATATTTTCACCGTTAGTTATGCCTGCTTCTATTCCCCCAGCATAATTTTTTGTCCTTTTAATATTACCTTCATCTATTGTGAAAGGGTCTTGGTATTG contains:
- the aroB gene encoding bifunctional shikimate kinase AroK/3-dehydroquinate synthase AroB, whose translation is MKIFLIGMMGSGKSTLGEMVSNILSIPFIDIDNEIEKSENMKIKDIFEKKGEKYFRVIESSYLEKLTQKNGPFVVSTGGGIILNSKNRYLLHNENTFYLKVSPNELKKRVHLENRPLLKNNRDNIIEIYQQRKELYEEFETIDITNLNEWESVAKIIYKLNIEKDLEVSSSFQNVRIQSNALKHIPDNNIIFLSEKVNQLYGSFFPQKKLILPNGEKTKDISYVLKAYEYLLENNVSRSDTLIGIGGGTITDFSGFVGTTYKRGMNFSFYPTTLLGQIDASIGGKNGIDFKRYKNVVGTINLPNKVIIDPISLLSLEDKLFLEGLIEGFKMCLIAGGDFYNFFKDNLELLLKRNLDKLSWFIKRSVEEKLRIVEKDFNDTGLRSSLNLGHTFGHAFEAITGISHGLSVGWGLIKEVEYFKEKNYLQKNYYLEIIELLEKLLPENIRKIQTNSKEMIHYIANDKKIGERKKIKMPILNSPGNVIIKEIDISEFFEIL